A region of Salvelinus alpinus chromosome 6, SLU_Salpinus.1, whole genome shotgun sequence DNA encodes the following proteins:
- the LOC139579362 gene encoding C-type lectin domain family 4 member E-like isoform X4, with amino-acid sequence MTKERDQLQTSNNNLTKERDQLQTERDFLSGRLTNCKQTCPEGWQKFESSWYFLSETTEKTWEKSRQDCLERGADLVIINSREEQEFLFNLKKRVWIGLTDSVKEGTWKWVDGTPLTTGYWYDKQPDNAGPTGNEDCAEIHEDQSPLKAWNDLSCDSKLNWICEKAFQHHHDNIL; translated from the exons atgactaaagagagagaccagctacagaccagtaacaacaacctgactaaagaaaGAGACCAACTACAGACTGAGAGAGATTTTCTTAGCGGGAGGCTTACCAATTGCA aacaAACCTGTCCTGAAGGCTGGCAGAAATTTGAATCCAGTTGGTACTTCCTCTCTGAGACGACTGAGAAAACCTGGGAGAAGAGCAGACAGGACtgtctggagagaggagcagacctggtgatcataaacagcagagaggaacag GAGTTTCTCTTCAACCTCAAGAAGAGAGTCTGGATTggtctgactgactctgttaagGAGGGGACCTGGAAATGGGTGGACGGCACCCCACTGACCACAGG GTACTGGTATGACAAGCAGCCTGATAATGCAGGTCCTACTGGGAACGAGGACTGTGCTGAGATACACGAAGATCAGAGTCCTCTGAAGGCATGGAATGACTTGTCATGTGACAGCAAACTCAACTGGATTTGTGAGAAAGCATTTCAACATCACCATGACAACATACTGTAA
- the LOC139579362 gene encoding C-type lectin domain family 4 member E-like isoform X5 yields the protein MTKERDQLQTSNNNLTKERDQLQTERDFLSGRLTNCSWQKFESSWYFLSETTEKTWEKSRQDCLERGADLVIINSREEQEFLFNLKKRVWIGLTDSVKEGTWKWVDGTPLTTGYWYDKQPDNAGPTGNEDCAEIHEDQSPLKAWNDLSCDSKLNWICEKAFQHHHDNIL from the exons atgactaaagagagagaccagctacagaccagtaacaacaacctgactaaagaaaGAGACCAACTACAGACTGAGAGAGATTTTCTTAGCGGGAGGCTTACCAATTGCA GCTGGCAGAAATTTGAATCCAGTTGGTACTTCCTCTCTGAGACGACTGAGAAAACCTGGGAGAAGAGCAGACAGGACtgtctggagagaggagcagacctggtgatcataaacagcagagaggaacag GAGTTTCTCTTCAACCTCAAGAAGAGAGTCTGGATTggtctgactgactctgttaagGAGGGGACCTGGAAATGGGTGGACGGCACCCCACTGACCACAGG GTACTGGTATGACAAGCAGCCTGATAATGCAGGTCCTACTGGGAACGAGGACTGTGCTGAGATACACGAAGATCAGAGTCCTCTGAAGGCATGGAATGACTTGTCATGTGACAGCAAACTCAACTGGATTTGTGAGAAAGCATTTCAACATCACCATGACAACATACTGTAA